A region of the Corynebacterium renale genome:
TGGTGATCAAGCACCAGGGTGAAGTCGTCTTCGACGCCCCGGCGAACACCATCGCCGACGACGCCCCCGTCTACGACCGCCCGTGGGCGCGCCCAGATTGGCAGGACAAGCTGCAAGAACCTGGCCGCGAAGGTGGGGTGCCACTGCCTTCCGAACCGGCTGAGATCGCAGACGCTATCACCCGCCTGACCGCCAGCCCGGCACTGTGCTCGCGTGCGTACATCACCGAACAGTACGACCGCTACGTCCGTGGCAACACGGTCAAGGCGAAGAACTCGGACGCTGGTGTGCTGCGTATCGACGAAACCACCGGCCGCGGCGTCGCCGTGTCCGCAGATGCGTCGGGCCGCTACACCTACCTGGATCCCAACATGGGCGCACGCTTGGCGCTGGCGGAGGCGTACCGCAACGTCGTCGTCAGTGGTGGCAGCCCGGTTGCAGTGACCAACTGCCTGAACTTCGGCTCCCCAGAGGATCCGGACGTGATGTGGCAGTTCCGCGAGGCCGTGCATGGGCTTGCCGACGGCTCCCTCGAGCTGACCATCCCCGTGTCCGGAGGCAACGTCTCCTTCTACAACCAGACGGGTGACCAGGCGATTCTTCCAACCCCAGTCGTCGGTGTTCTAGGCGTCATGGACGACGTCGCCAAGGCGCACGGCCACGACCTGGGTAGTGTCGAAGAACCCGAGGTCCTCTTCGTCCTGGGTAAGACGGACGCCGACTTCGGCGGTTCGATTTGGCAGGAGATTTCCGGCACGCCGTTGCAGGGCCTCCCACCACAGGTGGATCTGGCAGATGAGGAAGCACTTGGTGCATTCTTCGCATCCGGCATCCAGGTCACCGCAGCTCACGACCTCTCCGAGGGGGGCCTGATCCAGGGTGTCCTGGAGATGGCGTTCCGATCCGGCCGTGGTGTCGAACTCGATGTCAGCGAAGTCCACGAGAATCTGTGGACCGCCCTGGCTTCCGAGTCTGCATCGCGTGTGGTCGTTGCTGTGACCGCCGACCACGTGGATGCGCTGTTGGCTGCCGCCGCTAAGGCAGGAGTCCCAGCGACCCGCATCGGTGCCACCACCGAAGGCCGCGACATTGCCATCAACCACGGTGAGCAGAAGGTCACCTTAGACCTTGATGAGCTGCACGCCGCATGGGAGGGCACGCTGCCAGGCCTCTTCGGGGTAACGCACACCCAGTAAAGAAACGTAAACCTGGTAGCAAGCTGGAGGGAATCTTTTCGATCCCCTCCAGCTTTTTCTTGTGCTCTTACAGTACGGTTGACCTCTTTTAGGGGGTAAAGCTAAGACCTTTTCTAGAATTAGGCAAGCCTTTCCACAGTAAGGCAAGGCTTTTCAGGTTTTAGTATTAAAGGAGCTACTGATGTCTCACACTATTTCTGCCCGGGTTTTCGCTGGCGCGTTGGCAGCAGCGACTGCCCTCAGCGTGGCTGCGTGTTCGTCCTCTGATGAAGCAAGCGTGGAGCAGTCGACAGCAGGGTCGGCAGAGGCCGGTAAGGAGTCTGCGAAGGAAGCCGCTTTCCCGCGCACCATCGAGACACTTGATGGTCAGGGCAACGCCAAAGAAATCACGATCGAGAAGAAACCGGAGCGCATCGTTTCTGTTTCTGTCACCTTGACCGGTGCTTTGGTGGCTCTCGACGCTCCCGTGGTCGGATCCGGCGGAGGTAACCCCAAGGCGCCGATGTTCGATGACGAAACCGGCTTTGGTACCTGGTGGGCTGACACCGCTAAGGAACGTGGCATCACTTCCACGCACACCGCAGGCAACCTGGACGCAGAGGCAGTTTTAGCGCTGGAGCCAGATCTGGTGATCATGTCGAACGTGGGGCAAGACAAGGGTTCTGACATCTATGATCAGCTTGCAGCGCTTGTGCCTGTCCAGGTCGTGGACTACTCCGACCAGTCGTGGGAAGAGACCACAAAGGAAGTCGCTCACGCCACTGGTTTGGACGACGCGGCCGACCAGATCATCGCAAACTATGAAAAGTCTGTTGCTGATGCCAAGGGCAAGCTCAACATCGAAGGGCCCGTGAACATCGTTTCCCTAAGCAAAGATACTGGCATGAACTTCTTCACCGAAGAGTCTGCTCAGGGTCGCATTTTTACCGACCTGGGTGTCGAACTTGCACTGCCTAAGGATGAGCTAGTGGGCAAGACCGCGCAGGGGACCGACCGCGGTGATATCAAGGGCGTGAACCCTGAGAACATTCCACTGGCGTTGGAAGGCCAATCCGTATTCGTTCTGAACTTAGGCGGTAAGGAACCTGCTGAACAGCAGGTACGCTCTAACCCAGCCCTAGCTCAGGCGCCGGCTGTGGCTAACGACCGTGTCTACGGCCTAGACGGCGAATTCTTCCGTATTGATGCCATTAGCGCTCAGGCTCTGGTGGATCACTTGGTAGAAACTTTTTAAACGGTGAGTCTTTCACATTCATGTATGTGGGGGCGATGGCTACGTCGATTAGCAATCGTTGTGGTCATTGCCTCCCTTCTTATTCTTGCTTGCGCAGTGAGCATGGTCGTTGGTGCTCGCGCCACTAGTCCAGGGGAAATCTTCCCTGGGTTGATAGGTGGCCTCCGCTACGCCACCGGCGCAGCTGAACTCACGGGTGCTGAAGGCGATCACATCACCATCTTGTTGGGTACACACCGCATTCCGCGTACCTTTCTTGCGCTCATCGCTGGTGTTGCTTTGGGGGCAGCCGGTGCTCTCATCCAGGGTTTTACCCGTAATCCGCTGGCGGAACCGGGCATTTTGGGCATAGCTGCAGGTGCCGCAGTCGCCATCGCTGGAGGCATTTCCTTGGGGGCGGTGTCTACTGCCACCGATTTTGTGGTGCCTGCGCTCATCGGGGCGGTGGCCGTGACAGCACTAGTGTTCGTCCTGGCGACTGCAGGGCCCACGGGTTCTAGCCCTCTGGCCTTCATCTTGTCGGGTATGGCGCTTTCGGCACTGCTCATGGCTATTGTGAACGCACTTGTCATTACCGATGACAGCGTGCTGGACGCGCTTCGTACCTGGGCCACTGGCTCCGTGGCAGGCCGAGATTTTAGCGTTGTGCGCGCTGCTCTTCCGTTGTGCATCGTAGGAGGGATCGCCGCCTGTCTGCTGGGGCCGGCAATGAATATCCTGGCACTTGGTGAAGAGACTGCTCATAGCCTAGGGGCTCCGGTTCAGGCCTACCGTATTTGCGGAGTTATTGTGATCGCGGTCCTTTCTGCAGCAGCCGTCGTAGCAGCAGGTCCCGTCAGCTTTGTCGGGCTGGCTGCACCGCACATGGCGCGAGTTATAACGGGTCATGATTATCGCGCCCTTATCCCGCTGTCCATGCTGGTCGGCGGATTCTTTACCCTCACCGCCGACATTCTGGGCCGGGTACTCGTAGCGCCCAGTGAGCTTCCCATGGGCGCTGTCCTCGCGCTGTGCGGCGTGCCAGTGTTCGTAGTCCTCGTTCGGCGGGGCCGTGTAGGAGGATTGATATGAGCACCACCGCCCAGTATTCACCGCGCATTCTCCGTGTAGGTGCGTGTGTGGTTCCCTTCAACGTCCGCCTCGTCGTAGGGATCCTTATCACCTTGGTGATTACAGTCCTCGTTGCCGTGTGGGCTCTGACCCAGGGCAGTTACTCGTTGACCATGGGCCAGGTCGCAGCGGTCTTCACCGGATCGGGAACCCATATCCAGCGCACCGTGGTCCTCGAGATGCGCCTGGGCCGAGTATTGGTAGCAATTGTTGTAGGTGCAGCTCTGGGATACGCCGGTGCTCTGACCCAGAACGTGGCCCGCAACGCCTTGGCCAGTCCGGACATCCTAGGTATCACGCAGGGTGCGTCCTTGGCAGCGGCCAGCACCATCATCTTTGCTGGAGCAGGAACTGGGGGCATTGTGGAAGCGAGTGCCTCTGGGCTTATGTCCACGGTTGGCGTACCCGGTGCCGCAATTCTGGGCGCAGTAATCACCGCGTTGGTGGTGTGGTTGGTGTCCGGGGCGCCGAAAAGTTCCATGATCCACGTGGTTCTCATCGGAGTCGCGGCATCCATCTTCTTCTCAGCGGCAACAACCTGGATTCTGGCGTACGCCCAGCTTGACAGGGCTGCCTCAGCCCGCATGTGGTTGACTGGCTCTCTCAACGGACGTGACTTTAATCATCTATGGATCCCACTGGCAGTAGTTCTGTGCGCGGTCGCAGCAGCAGGCTGGATTGCGTTCCAACTCGCGGCACTTACTCTTGGGGAAACTACCGCCACAGTTCTGGGACTTCGAGTCCGCCGGGTGCAACTAGTGCACCTGCTTACCGCAGTCGTTCTCACCGCAGTGGCTGTAGCTGCCACAGGGCCGATTGGGTTCATCGCTTTTGTTTGCCCACACCTGGCGCGGATGCTGGCGAACACTCCGGCTCCGCCGTTACTTTTTTCGGCCGTCCTCGGCGGGTGTGTCCTTCTGATCGCCGATCAAGTCGCACGCGTAGTTCTACCGTGGGAGTTGCCGGTCGGCGTAGTCACATCCGTGGTGGGGGCGCCCTTCTTGTTGTACATGATTATTCGAACTCGACGATTGGAGTCGATCTAGTGGACGCCCTGTTCAATACCCGGAACTTAAGCGTGGGGTATGGCAACACCACCATCATCGACCGACTTAACCTCTGTATCGCAACCGGAGAAGTTACTACACTCATTGGGCCCAACGGATGCGGGAAATCTACCCTCCTCAAAGCGATGAGCGCTCTGCTTGGGCATACCGGCACCCTCGAATTCTTAGGCCGTCCTCTTGAACAGTGGGGCCGCAAAGAACGAGCTCGCGCACTGACCTTGCTCCCGCAGTCACCTGTCGCACCTGGTGGATTAACCGTGGCTCAGCTGATTTCTCGTGGCCGCCACCCGTATCAGAATTGGTTAGCCCAATGGTCTGACCAGGATAGTGACGTGGTCAATCATGCTATGGAGATCACGGGTGTGGGACACCTGGCTAGTCGGCAGCTCGCAGACCTTTCCGGTGGGCAACGCCAGCGGGTATGGATCGCCATGGCAATCGCCCAAGACACTCCCGCATTGCTTCTCGACGAACCGACCACTTTCCTCGACCTGGCGACCTCAGTGGACGTGCTACGTTTGGTCCGTGAACTCTGCGATACGCAGGGCCGTTCTGTAGTCATGGTATTACATGATCTCAACCTGGCGGGCCGGTTCTCCGACCGCCTCATCCTGCTCAATGCAGAGGGCTCTGTGGCCGCAAGCGGAAAACCAGAAGACGTCCTCACCGAGGAACTCCTTCGCGAAGTGTTCAGCTTGGACGCCATCGTGGTCAAGGATCCTGTCAGTGGCGGTCCCTTAGTGTTGCCACGTTAGAACGGCAGGTGATTCCGCAGCCAGGCGGCTAGGTTAGGGCCGTTATTCTGAACGCCCCAGATGATGAGCGCCAGGAGCACACCCACCACGCCTAGACCTGCCACCGCAGCAAGGCCGCCTTCGGAGCTGCCAGGCTCGGCGTCGGGGGCCTCGCCAGCGTCGTCTGGCTGCTCATCTGGCTGCACCGGCGGCTTCGGTGTGTCGGGTTTCTCCTGCTTGCCAGGCTCCTCGACCTTAGTGTTGCCCTTGGAGATCGTGACTTTATCCACCACGTATGGGGTGTTCACGTTGTACGTCGTCAGTGTGAGTGAGTCCGCGGTGACCTCAACGTTCGTGAAATCCGGGTTGTAATCCTGACGCCACCGCGCGGTCGAGGGGTGCGCGAGGTCCCGGGCGCGTTCCTCGCGGATGCGGGGGTAGGTCTGGCCGTCGTTGCCCTGGAAATCGTAGTACTTCCCGCCGCCGGCAGTCGTGGAGGTGACGTACAGGACCTGGCCGTCAGTGGGGTGGAGGACGTCGCCGGCCTGTGCGGGTTCAGCCGAGGTGACGGGTGTGGTGCCCTCCATGAGGTGGGTGCGGGTGTAAATGTGGTCGTGCCCGTTGAGGACCAGGTCAACGCCGGCCGCCGAAAGCGCTGGGGCAAGTTCATCGCGCAGGCGGACAACTTCTGCGTCGGTGTAGTGAGTGCCCTGGGAAAACAGGGCGTGGTGGAAACCAACAATGATCCAGTCGGCTTTCGCGCCGTGTTGGCTGGTGACGTCGTTGACGTATTCGATGTGCTGCGCGATATCTGCGCTGGTGTTGCGGTTAGAGTCCAGGCCGATGAACAGGACATTGTTGTATTCGAAGTAGTAGTTCGCGGAATTGTCTTGTTCGTTCGGCAGGAAGAAAGCATCCTCGAAGTGCTTGTGCGGGGTCACCCCGTACGTCTCATGGTTGCCTTTGAGCACGCCCAGGCGTTTCGAGCGGACCTCGTCGGGGGAGAGGAAACCTTCGTACTGGGCCAGCGGGTCGCCCCACCCTTCGACCTGGTCGCCTAAATGCATGATGAAGGAAGCATCCGGGTGTTCAGCGGTTGCAGTTTCGAGGGCCTTGTCCCAGTTGGCGGTTTGTTCTGCTACCCGCGTGCCCACGCCAATCTGGGCGTCGGCAAGCGCCAGGAAGTTCCAGGAATCATCAAAGTCACCGGTGGTAAACGTGAACTCGCCCGAGGTCGCCCCCTGGCCGTCGGTGATGCGGTACGTGTAGGACGTATTCGCGGACAGCCCCGTCATGGTGGCTTCCTGCGGGTAGAACACGGCAGCGTTGTACGCGCCCTGCGTTGCGGCAACGGTGGTGACCGAGCCTGGATTATCGGAGGGCCAGTACTCCAGGTACTGTGGGCCCGAGGTGCGCGACTGCCACGCCACATTAGCCTCAGTCTCGTCCGCCCCGATTCCCAGCACAATGCGGCTGACGGGCGCCGATTGCGCAACCGCCACCGTGGACTGGGTTAAAGCTACCGACGACGCCACAACGGCAACCAACGCCGCCCGCCGCACACTACGAAAACGAGGTTTAGGTGATGCAATAGTCATAGTCCAGAATCCCACCAGAGCCCCCTTACAGCGCATGAAAGTGCTGGTTAACGGCGTATGAATTTTATTCAAAGAGTTGCTTCCCCGCGTTGCGGACTCTTTCGGGGCGGTCCAAGTTTAAGTATCATGAGCACTTCGAAGAATCCAGTAACACGCCGCACCGCACTCCAGGCAGCTGCAGCAGGTGCGGCAACCGTCGGCCTGGGGGTAGGGGTAGCCACGGCTATCGACGGCACCCGCCACGAATCCACCCCAGCGCACCCAACCACCGCGGACAACTGGGGTCTGCCGTTCCTCCACGGCGTGGCTTCGGGTGACCCGCTGCCGGATTCGGTCATCCTGTGGACTCGCATCACCCCGGACCGCGACGCCCTGCCTGGTTCTGGTCTGGGCGAATCCGTGGAGGTGGAGTGGCAAATCTCAGAGGACGAATCCTTCGCAGCGCCGCGAACGGGGCGGGTGCGGGCGTCGGCAAGCACCGATCACACCGTCCACGTTGACCCCGAGCAGCTGCGCCCGAACACCGTCTACTACTACCGGTTTATCGTGCGCTCCGGCGAGCATTCGGGTGCAATCTCCCCGGTGGGACGCACCCTGACCGCACCCGCACCCGACGAAGACAACCAGGAATTACGGTTCGCCGTCGCCTCGTGCGCCAACTGGGAATCCGGTTACTTCGCCGCCTACCGCGACATGGCGCAGCGCGCCCGCGCCGGGGAAATCGACCACGTGGTCTTCCTCGGCGACTACATCTACGAGTACGCAACCGGCGAATACGCCGGCAAGAGTGGGGTCGCGCGCATGCACCACCCGGAATGGGAAATCACCACGCTCGAGGATTACCGCGTGCGCTACGGCCGCTACCGCACCGACCTCAACCTGCAGGCAGCCCACGCCGCGTGCCCTTGGATCGTGGTGTGGGATGACCACGAGACAGCCAACAATTCCTGGCGCGGCGGCGCTGAAAACCACACCGAAGGCCGGGTCGAAGGCGACTGGAATTCCCGCCGCGACGCCGCCATGCAGGCCTATTTCGAATGGTTGCCGGTGCGCTCCCAATCGCTTTCCGACGAACGCCGCATCTACCGCAACCTCCAATTCGGAAAGTTAGCCCAACTGACCATCATGGACCTGCGCAGTTACCGCGATCAAGAGACCAGCAGCGACCGCTTCCAGGAGGCATCGCGCACGATGCTGGGTTCGGAACAGTACGCCTGGCTAGTGGACCAATTACGCACCTCTGAGACGACGTGGGACGTGCTGGGCAATTCCGTGATGATCTCCCCGATGAAGTTGTTCACCCAGCCGGGACGCGACGACATCAATACCGCCATCGGGTTCATCAAGGAGCGCTCGACTGGTATTGCTGTGAATTCGGACCAGTGGGACGGTTACGCCGTGGAGCGCGACCGCCTGCTCACTGTTCTCGACGAACTGGGCTCCCAAGTACTGTTCCTCACCGGCGACATTCACTCCGAATGGGCGAACTCCGTGTCCTCCACGTTTGGGGAGATCGGCTGCGAACTCGTGTGTACCTCTATTTCCGCGCCGAACGTGGATGAGATTATGACCACCGCTTTTGGAACGTATCGCCCGGAAGATAACTCCACTTCACTAACCGTCGAGGACATCATCCGCACGAACAACCCGTGGGTCAAGCACATTGACTTCGACGCCCACGGCTACGGCGTAGCCGTCATCACTCCGACTGCTGTGGACATGCAGTTCTACAGAGTCTCGGACGTCGAAGACCCGGACGCCACCGTGGGGTTGGCGCTGGAGAAACGGTGGGAAGTAGGTAAAGGTTTCGTGGCCTAGGGGCTAAGAAAACGCCCGAGGGCCTTGGTCTATGAGACCAAGGCCCTCGCTTTTATGGTGTGGACGAGTACCTAGCGGAACTTAACGTTTAGCATGTTCTGTGCGTCGGAAATCGCTTTCTGAATGGCGCGCATGGATACTGCTGACCTGCAGGTTTACCTCCCGCACAGGTGCTGCGTGCACTTTCGCGAGCAAACCGATCAGCAGAGGCAGAGCGACGATAAGCGGGACGCCGATACCGAGCGCAAGCCCCACGTTGAAGGTGCCCTCCTCTGGTTTCGGTTGCGGGGCAGGGGTAGGGGACAGCTCGACCGGCCCCTCGATTATGGATAAATTGCAGAGTCACTAGTGGATAAATCCAAGAGTCAGTTGTGGATAAATCCAAGAGTCACTAGCAAATTTGTCCATCATTCACTAGCCTGAACCATATGGGAGAGTACATTTCACGCTTGGTCGATGCTGAGGTTGAGCGAGGGCTGTCCACCTCTGGGGCACTTATTTTGAAAGGTCCCAGGGCTTGCGGGAAGACGAGGACGGCTAAGCAGTTCGCCCGGTCGCTGATCCAGCTTGATCGCGATAACCCGGAAACTGCAGCAGCGCGTATGCAACCATCTCTTGGGCTAATTGGGGAAAAGCCTCGTCTCATTGATGAATGGCAGGTTGTGCTTTCAATCTGGAATGAGGTTCGCCACGCCGTCGACGACGCGGGTGAAAAGGGCCAATTCATCCTGACGGGGTCTGCTACCCCTGATGAGGTAGCTCATCGTCATTCTGGGGCTGGTCGGATTCGTAGCGTTGTAATGCGAACATTAAGTCTGGCAGAAAGAGGCGTTGATGCGGACCAGGTTTCGTTAGCCGGAATAGTCAATAGTGCCCAGCGCGCTACTGCTGGCACTCAGCTTTCAGTCCCGGATTACGCCAATTTGATTGTGGCAGGTGGATTTCCAGAGTTTTATAAGTTTGATCCGATCGATGCGCAGGAAGCGTTGGAATCGTACCTCTTAGAAATGAGTGAGCACGACTATCCAGATATCGGCGGCCCCCGCCGGGATCCGCGACGGTTCCACAATTTCCTGACCGCATATGCAGGGCTTATTGCTCAGCCTGCCACGGCTGCAGCTATCCGGCGACGGATAGGAGAACTCAGCGGAGCATTAGGGGTCCCCGCGGCAGAAACTGTCAATGCTCTGCACGATTTTGCGGTCCGGCTATTCCTCGTCGAGGATCAGCCTGCATGGTCTCCGGAAGTACGATCGAAGACCACACTCGTGCAGTTGCCAAAACGTCACCTGGCGGACCCAGCACTGGCAGCGGCGCTTTTAGGCATCGGCCCGGATTATTTACTTCAAGATCTGGAAACGCTCGGAATATTCTTTGAGTCTTTGGTTGTCCACGATCTGCGTATTTACGCGCAGCATTTGCGTGCTCGGGGCGTCTACCATTTACGTGATATGAAAGGCCGCGAGGAAATCGACACCATTGTCGAGCTGCGCGACGGGCGCTGGGTCGGGGTTGAAGTGAAGCTGTCCCACACAGCCGTCGACTCCGCTGCCGCGAATTTACTGTCCATCGCCGCGAAAATTGTCCCACCCGCGGCGGCGCTCATTGTTGTTGTGCCCACTGGCCCCGCATTCCAGCGCCCCGATGGTGTGTGGGTGGTCCCGTTGGCGTCGTTAGCCCCCTAAATGCCTGCGGGCCTGGGCGGTTTATCGCCCAAGCCCACAGTGCTGCCACCTAGTCGATGTGATTCGGACGCGCTGGTGGCACCAGCGGGACCGGGCTGTACTCTGCGCGCAGGTTACGCAGTACCTGGGCGTGCTCGGCTAGCTTGATGTCGTCCTCGGTGACGGGGACGAATTCGCGGGCAGGCAGCGTGTGTCCGTCTAGATCCAGCGCGATGTAGGAGACGGTCGCGTGGATGGCGGTCTCTAGTTCGGCCCGTCCGCGGTGAGCGTCGCCGGCGCGGACGTGGATGGACATCTGCATGGAGCGGGCGTCGGTACGCATCATGCGGGCATCTACTTCAATGAGGTCACCGATGGAGATCGGCTGGTAGAAGCGGATGCCACCGGCGTAGACGGCGACGGTGCGTTCGCCGGCCCACTCCATGGAGCAGGCCAGCCCGGCTTCGTCGATCCATTCCATTGCGTTACCGCCGTGGACCTTGCCGCCCCAGTTGGCGTCGGTCGGTTTTGCCAGGAAGCGGGTAATAATGCGCGGTGCGTAGGTTTCGCCGTCGTAAGACTGCTTTTCCATCTCTTCTTCGATGGCTTTGCGTAGCTGGATGCGGCCTTCGGCGGCCTTCCACACGCGGTGTTCCTCGGGGGTTTCCGGGGTGAAAGTGGGCACTGGGGTGCTGCGCCCTGTGGCGGTGTCCTTGGCCACGAAGATAACCAGGCAGTCGCAGGCGCGGGTGAAGATGCCTTCGCGCGGGTCAGCGGAGAGCACCTCGTTGACGATGTGCATGGAGGACCGGCCGGTCATCGCGATCCGCGAGCGCACCTCGACGATGTGCCCGGAGGGGATAGGACGGGTGAAGTGGATATGGCCCACGTAGGCGGTCACGCAGTATTTACCGGACCATTGGGTGGCACACGCGTAGGCGGCCTTGTCAATCCATTGCAGTACGCGCCCGCCGCTCACGCCTTGTGCGCCGTGCATAATCACGTCCGTCGGGGACGCCATGAAGCGCAGGGTAACTTCGGGTGATTTCAATTGCTCCTGGGTTTGTTGAGTCACACCAGCTATCGTAGCGCTATGGCTAAAAACGATCCTGTCCTCACCCGTGCTGCCGTCCTGGAGATTGCGGATTGGATCCGTGACCCGGAAGCTCATCCGCAGCCACCACGCCCATTGCTTGCCGACGCCGTCCGGCGGACCGCCCGCGCGGTCGAAGCAGAGGCGCCGGGCCATACCGTTGAGTTGCGGGTCCCACCCTTCGTGGCGGTGCAGTGTGTCGAAGGGCCACGGCATACGCGCGGTACGCCACCGAACGTGGTGGAGATGAGTCCGCGCACCTGGTTGCAGATTGCGTGTGGAATTGTCGGTTTCGATGCGGCTGTGGCCGACGGCAGGGTGGACGCATCGGGGTCGCGGGCGGGTGAAGTGGC
Encoded here:
- a CDS encoding sterol carrier family protein; the protein is MAKNDPVLTRAAVLEIADWIRDPEAHPQPPRPLLADAVRRTARAVEAEAPGHTVELRVPPFVAVQCVEGPRHTRGTPPNVVEMSPRTWLQIACGIVGFDAAVADGRVDASGSRAGEVARAVPVVKLEP
- a CDS encoding acyl-CoA thioesterase; protein product: MASPTDVIMHGAQGVSGGRVLQWIDKAAYACATQWSGKYCVTAYVGHIHFTRPIPSGHIVEVRSRIAMTGRSSMHIVNEVLSADPREGIFTRACDCLVIFVAKDTATGRSTPVPTFTPETPEEHRVWKAAEGRIQLRKAIEEEMEKQSYDGETYAPRIITRFLAKPTDANWGGKVHGGNAMEWIDEAGLACSMEWAGERTVAVYAGGIRFYQPISIGDLIEVDARMMRTDARSMQMSIHVRAGDAHRGRAELETAIHATVSYIALDLDGHTLPAREFVPVTEDDIKLAEHAQVLRNLRAEYSPVPLVPPARPNHID